The following proteins are encoded in a genomic region of Nonomuraea muscovyensis:
- a CDS encoding DUF1838 family protein has translation MVLAGLVAVAAGPGAEAAGEAGDPARPGPVFRTVTDKSALLSLQTFGRPDGRDMVFRISGSVYTDIPGNAQQPRLSHGRKLFNIEGYNIRRLYRVPGTTQLYQLSREIVFYTDPADPTQIVREWANPIDGRTYPVVPINNDTVNFGPFDVTPSFQGPPLRQLHDETVWSSDIPVRVDYGAALGETFGLVNGVYTAQEMFDFSVDDREVRARTVPGTVPPGAMRTKISWARTSPWAPFMCLAESAVPGRLNYHARAWSLPSYRHLEPWLRAEVEARYPLYTAAPPSPGPSQNSWTSFHAKQLRGGATTWTDWCAASGKTS, from the coding sequence ATGGTTCTCGCCGGGCTGGTGGCGGTCGCCGCCGGTCCCGGAGCCGAGGCGGCCGGCGAGGCCGGCGACCCGGCTCGCCCGGGGCCGGTGTTCCGGACGGTCACCGACAAGAGCGCGCTCCTGTCCCTCCAGACGTTCGGCCGCCCGGACGGCCGGGACATGGTCTTCCGCATCTCGGGATCCGTCTACACCGACATCCCGGGCAACGCGCAGCAACCGCGGCTGAGCCACGGCCGCAAGCTGTTCAACATCGAGGGCTACAACATCCGGCGGCTCTACCGGGTGCCGGGCACCACGCAGCTCTACCAGCTCTCCCGCGAGATCGTCTTCTACACCGACCCCGCCGACCCGACGCAGATCGTGCGGGAGTGGGCCAACCCGATCGACGGCAGGACGTACCCGGTCGTGCCGATCAACAACGACACGGTGAACTTCGGCCCGTTCGACGTCACCCCCTCCTTCCAGGGCCCGCCGCTGCGACAGCTGCACGACGAGACCGTGTGGAGCAGCGACATCCCGGTCCGCGTCGACTACGGCGCCGCGCTGGGCGAGACGTTCGGGCTGGTGAACGGCGTCTACACGGCGCAGGAGATGTTCGACTTCTCGGTGGACGACCGTGAGGTGAGGGCGCGGACCGTCCCGGGCACGGTGCCGCCGGGCGCGATGCGGACCAAGATCAGCTGGGCGCGGACGAGCCCGTGGGCGCCGTTCATGTGCCTGGCCGAGAGCGCCGTCCCCGGACGCCTCAACTACCACGCCCGCGCCTGGTCGCTGCCGTCGTACCGGCACCTGGAGCCGTGGCTGCGCGCCGAGGTGGAGGCCCGCTACCCGCTCTACACGGCCGCCCCGCCGTCGCCCGGACCGAGCCAGAACTCGTGGACCTCCTTCCACGCCAAGCAGCTCCGCGGCGGGGCAACCACGTGGACGGACTGGTGCGCCGCGAGCGGGAAGACGTCGTGA
- a CDS encoding aldehyde dehydrogenase family protein: MDGLVRREREDVVTPVLDPLTGRVERPLAPVSPDRLAATAAALRAMAPAWTGAPASPEGRAVGWERRAAALTRFGAAVARDEELAAALVADTGRVAESLLETRAVAALVARWVRQAPALLAPPPERPASLPGGPGAPPHPAEPQVVVAGDVVPYELVGVIGPWNFPLLLSLIDAVPALAAGCTVLVKPSEVTPRFIEPLMRLVPEELPLRVVEGDGTTGAALVDLVDAVVFTGSVPTGSQVARAAARAFVPAFLEMGGKDPAIVLAGADLDRAASAILWGGTANAGQSCQSIERVYVARTVYEEFLALLARKAAGVRLTCEGGPIGPIIEPRQADVIAAHLADAAARGAVTHTGGRIERHGGGHWCRPTVLSEVDHSMLVMTEETFGPVLPVMAVDGPGEAVALANDSVYGLSAAVFAGSEEEALAVAARLRAGAISVNDASLTAFVHDGEKHAFGRSGLGGSRMGAASIARFLRRRAFLVNRSTAADPWWHTSEE; this comes from the coding sequence GTGGACGGACTGGTGCGCCGCGAGCGGGAAGACGTCGTGACGCCCGTCCTCGACCCCCTCACCGGCCGGGTCGAGCGCCCCCTGGCCCCCGTCTCCCCGGACCGCCTGGCCGCCACCGCCGCCGCCCTCCGCGCCATGGCCCCCGCCTGGACCGGCGCACCGGCCTCCCCCGAAGGGCGGGCCGTGGGCTGGGAGCGGCGGGCGGCGGCGCTGACGCGGTTCGGGGCGGCCGTCGCGCGCGACGAGGAGCTGGCGGCGGCACTGGTCGCCGACACCGGGCGGGTCGCCGAGTCGCTGCTGGAGACGCGGGCCGTCGCCGCCCTGGTCGCCCGCTGGGTGCGGCAGGCGCCCGCGCTGCTCGCCCCACCGCCCGAACGCCCCGCGTCCCTGCCGGGAGGTCCAGGAGCACCGCCCCACCCCGCGGAGCCGCAGGTGGTGGTGGCGGGGGACGTGGTGCCGTACGAGCTGGTCGGGGTGATCGGCCCGTGGAACTTCCCGCTGCTGCTCAGCCTCATCGACGCGGTGCCCGCGCTGGCCGCCGGCTGCACGGTGCTGGTCAAGCCGAGCGAGGTCACCCCCCGGTTCATCGAGCCGCTGATGCGCCTCGTGCCCGAGGAACTGCCGCTGCGGGTCGTCGAGGGTGACGGGACGACCGGCGCCGCCCTGGTGGACCTGGTGGACGCCGTGGTGTTCACCGGCAGCGTGCCGACGGGGTCACAGGTGGCGCGGGCGGCGGCCCGCGCGTTCGTCCCGGCGTTCCTGGAGATGGGCGGCAAGGACCCGGCGATCGTGCTCGCCGGCGCCGACCTCGACCGGGCGGCCTCGGCGATCCTGTGGGGCGGCACGGCCAACGCCGGCCAGTCCTGCCAGTCGATCGAGCGGGTCTACGTGGCGCGGACCGTGTACGAGGAGTTCCTGGCGCTGCTCGCCCGCAAGGCCGCCGGGGTGCGGCTGACGTGCGAGGGCGGCCCCATCGGGCCGATCATCGAACCGCGGCAGGCGGACGTGATCGCCGCCCACCTGGCCGACGCCGCCGCCAGGGGCGCGGTCACGCACACGGGCGGCCGGATCGAACGACACGGCGGGGGCCACTGGTGCCGCCCGACCGTGCTGTCGGAGGTGGACCACTCGATGCTCGTCATGACCGAGGAGACGTTCGGCCCCGTCCTGCCGGTCATGGCCGTGGACGGGCCCGGCGAGGCGGTGGCCCTGGCCAACGACTCGGTGTACGGGCTGTCGGCGGCGGTCTTCGCCGGTTCGGAGGAGGAGGCGCTGGCGGTGGCCGCCCGGCTGCGCGCCGGCGCGATCAGCGTGAACGACGCCTCCCTGACGGCGTTCGTGCACGACGGCGAGAAGCACGCGTTCGGGCGGTCCGGCCTCGGCGGCTCCCGCATGGGTGCCGCGTCGATCGCCCGTTTCCTGCGCCGCCGGGCGTTCCTGGTCAACCGGTCCACCGCCGCCGACCCGTGGTGGCACACGAGCGAGGAGTAG
- a CDS encoding DUF3598 domain-containing protein — protein MGLRSEMPLLARHEGEWAGEYVHLDRLGAVLDRHRVAMTCAIVGDAAYHQTNRYTWDDGRAEVHEFPGVYLGGGRCGFDTDRLRGEFWELDDTTIYLTWRYKAEEENLRLYELIVLSDDGASRSRVWQWIRDGVCVRRTLIDERRVG, from the coding sequence ATGGGACTGCGTTCGGAGATGCCGCTGCTGGCCCGCCACGAGGGCGAGTGGGCGGGCGAGTACGTGCACCTCGACCGGCTCGGCGCGGTGCTAGACCGGCACCGCGTCGCGATGACGTGCGCCATCGTCGGCGACGCCGCCTACCACCAGACCAACCGCTACACCTGGGACGACGGGCGGGCCGAGGTGCACGAGTTCCCGGGCGTCTACCTGGGCGGCGGCCGGTGCGGGTTCGACACCGACCGGCTGCGGGGCGAGTTCTGGGAGCTGGACGACACCACGATCTACCTGACCTGGCGGTACAAGGCCGAGGAGGAGAACCTGCGGCTGTACGAGCTGATCGTGCTGAGCGACGACGGCGCGTCGCGCAGCAGGGTCTGGCAGTGGATCAGGGACGGGGTGTGCGTGCGGCGGACCCTGATCGACGAGAGGCGGGTGGGCTGA
- a CDS encoding ABC transporter permease: MSGFLARARWYWLLPVAAVLWEVATRRAEAVYFPPPTAIVARLHELWFSGPPAGLFLTQEAVHDLLPSLGRLFAGWALAATVGVALGLAMGRSRTLAALAEPLLHFGRSVPPSALLPVFLLLFKIGTPMQVAAIVYGVVWPVLINAMDGGRTVDRRYLETGQVFRLGAGTRLVRIILPAAAPKIFAGLRLSVSLALIMMVISELYGSTEGIGHRMLEAQSQFDIPAMWAGIVLLGVLGVLLNVAFLAVERRVLSWHVSARGDAA; the protein is encoded by the coding sequence GTGAGCGGGTTCCTCGCCAGGGCGCGCTGGTACTGGCTGCTGCCCGTGGCCGCCGTGCTGTGGGAGGTGGCCACCCGGCGGGCCGAGGCCGTCTACTTCCCGCCGCCAACCGCGATCGTGGCCAGGCTGCACGAGCTGTGGTTCTCCGGGCCGCCGGCCGGCCTGTTCCTCACCCAGGAGGCGGTCCACGACCTGCTGCCGAGCCTCGGCAGGCTGTTCGCCGGCTGGGCGCTGGCCGCGACCGTGGGCGTGGCGCTGGGCCTGGCCATGGGCCGCTCGCGCACGCTCGCGGCGCTGGCCGAGCCGCTGCTGCACTTCGGCCGCTCGGTGCCGCCGTCCGCGCTGCTGCCGGTGTTCCTGCTGCTGTTCAAGATCGGCACGCCGATGCAGGTCGCGGCGATCGTGTACGGCGTCGTCTGGCCGGTGCTGATCAACGCGATGGACGGCGGGCGCACCGTGGACCGCCGCTACCTGGAGACCGGCCAGGTGTTCCGGCTCGGCGCGGGCACGCGCCTGGTGCGGATCATCCTGCCCGCCGCCGCGCCGAAGATCTTCGCCGGGCTGCGGCTCAGCGTCTCGCTGGCGCTCATCATGATGGTGATCTCGGAGCTGTACGGCAGCACCGAGGGGATCGGGCACCGCATGCTGGAGGCGCAGAGCCAGTTCGACATCCCGGCCATGTGGGCCGGGATCGTGCTGCTGGGCGTGCTCGGGGTGCTGCTCAACGTCGCGTTCCTGGCCGTCGAGCGGCGCGTGCTGAGCTGGCACGTGAGCGCCCGCGGCGACGCGGCCTGA
- a CDS encoding ABC transporter permease, giving the protein MIPSAFRRGALGAVGVVGFLALLEAAGRLGIIDRDVLPYVSVVLATAAELAADGEFHRHVLATLAACASGLLIAFAAAVPAGLLLGTVPVVERSVRPLVEFLRPIPSVSLIPLAMFLFTDSADAKTSLIVYTCCWPLLINTLYGLADVDPLAKDTLRGFGFGEPSVALRVSLPSAAPFIATGVRIAVGVTLIVAVSVEIISPGGGGIGAYLVEAGSANRPDRVLAGVVWAGLLGLAASLLFAAGERRLFRWHTVRTGEAV; this is encoded by the coding sequence ATGATCCCTTCCGCGTTCCGGCGGGGAGCCCTCGGCGCGGTCGGCGTCGTCGGGTTCCTCGCCCTCCTCGAGGCCGCGGGGCGTCTCGGGATCATCGACCGGGACGTCCTGCCGTACGTCTCCGTCGTCCTCGCCACGGCGGCCGAGCTGGCGGCCGACGGCGAGTTCCACCGGCATGTGCTCGCGACGCTGGCCGCGTGCGCCTCCGGACTGCTCATCGCGTTCGCCGCCGCCGTGCCCGCCGGGCTGCTGCTGGGCACGGTCCCGGTGGTGGAACGCTCCGTGCGCCCGCTGGTCGAGTTCCTGCGCCCGATCCCGTCCGTGTCGCTCATCCCGCTGGCCATGTTCCTGTTCACCGACAGCGCCGACGCCAAGACGTCGCTGATCGTCTACACCTGCTGCTGGCCGCTGCTCATCAACACCCTGTACGGGCTCGCGGACGTCGATCCGCTGGCCAAGGACACGCTGCGCGGCTTCGGCTTCGGCGAGCCGTCCGTGGCGCTGCGGGTCTCGCTGCCCAGCGCCGCGCCGTTCATCGCCACCGGCGTGCGGATCGCCGTCGGCGTCACCCTCATCGTCGCGGTCAGCGTCGAGATCATCTCACCCGGCGGGGGCGGCATCGGCGCCTACCTGGTGGAGGCCGGCAGCGCCAACCGGCCGGACCGGGTGCTCGCCGGAGTCGTGTGGGCGGGGCTGCTCGGGCTGGCCGCCAGCCTGCTGTTCGCCGCCGGGGAACGGCGGCTGTTCCGCTGGCACACGGTCCGGACGGGGGAGGCGGTGTGA
- a CDS encoding ABC transporter substrate-binding protein gives MKFARACVAGLAIALGLAACGGGTTSSGAAEPGQSGGSLEKTTLTVGVVPVPSSAPLFIAQKRGFFKEEGLTVKTEIIQAPQAVMPKIMNGSMDAFLTSYVSLLAINDSGAAKLKLFQHSQEAAPGMASVVVPKDSAVKTAADLKGKTVAVNVLKALGQTVTNAHLEQAGLAPTDVKYVAVPFADQLAALSSGKVDAAWLVEPFLTAAKTELGAVEVIDTMSGPTASIPVDGWGVSEAWLTKNPNTAKAFHRALARAQLIAGSDRNAVNEAIPTYTQIPAETAASMKLGVYSMEVDKAKLQKLGDLLAGYGYLKKKPDVTQQIAATLG, from the coding sequence ATGAAGTTCGCACGTGCCTGCGTCGCCGGGCTCGCGATCGCGTTGGGCCTGGCAGCCTGCGGCGGGGGCACGACGTCCTCCGGCGCCGCCGAGCCGGGCCAGAGCGGCGGCTCCCTGGAGAAGACGACGCTCACCGTCGGCGTGGTGCCCGTACCCTCCTCGGCGCCGCTGTTCATCGCGCAGAAGAGGGGCTTCTTCAAGGAGGAGGGCCTCACCGTCAAGACCGAGATCATCCAGGCCCCGCAGGCCGTCATGCCGAAGATCATGAACGGCAGCATGGACGCCTTCCTCACCAGCTACGTGTCGCTGCTGGCGATCAACGACTCGGGCGCGGCCAAGCTGAAGCTGTTCCAGCACAGCCAGGAGGCGGCCCCTGGCATGGCCTCCGTCGTGGTGCCCAAGGACTCCGCGGTCAAGACGGCGGCGGACCTCAAGGGCAAGACCGTCGCGGTCAACGTGCTCAAGGCGCTCGGCCAGACGGTCACCAACGCCCACCTGGAGCAGGCCGGGCTCGCGCCGACCGACGTCAAGTACGTCGCCGTGCCGTTCGCCGACCAGCTCGCCGCGCTGTCGTCGGGCAAGGTGGACGCCGCCTGGCTGGTGGAGCCGTTCCTCACCGCCGCCAAGACCGAGCTGGGCGCCGTCGAGGTGATCGACACGATGAGCGGCCCGACCGCGAGCATCCCCGTCGACGGCTGGGGTGTCTCCGAGGCGTGGCTGACCAAGAACCCCAACACCGCCAAGGCGTTCCACCGCGCCCTGGCCAGGGCGCAGCTCATCGCGGGCAGCGACCGCAACGCCGTCAACGAGGCCATCCCCACCTACACGCAGATCCCCGCCGAGACGGCCGCCTCGATGAAGCTGGGCGTCTACTCCATGGAGGTCGACAAGGCCAAGCTGCAGAAGCTGGGCGACCTGCTGGCCGGATACGGCTACCTGAAGAAGAAGCCCGACGTGACGCAGCAGATCGCGGCCACACTCGGATGA